The following coding sequences lie in one Nodularia sp. LEGE 06071 genomic window:
- the ctpA gene encoding carboxyl-terminal processing protease CtpA, which yields MGFMQKQVFRLGFSLLLAFWLALGALIQPATALTDEQKLVSEVWRIVNRTYLDETFNDQNWSQARQKALEKPLKNHEAAYAAIQKMLKTLGDPFTRFLDPEQYRSLQVNTSGELTGVGLQIALNPETGKLEVVTPIVDSPADQAGIQPRDRILKIEGIFTENLTLDEAATRMRGPVGSAVTLLIERDGIGEKEVRIVRDRIELNPVVADLRFSPQGTPIGYLRLTQFNANASMELAHAISSLEKKGAAAYVLDLRNNPGGLLQSGIEIARQWLNSGTIVYTVNRQGIQGSFESFGPALTDDPLVILVNQGTASASEILAGALQDNGRAKLVGETTFGKGLIQSLFELSDGSGLAVTIAKYETPQHRDINKLGIKPDTVISQESITRAQIATEADLQYQAALELLKTNSVLAGVESREEAGEQGAGSRGD from the coding sequence ATGGGGTTCATGCAAAAACAGGTTTTTCGGCTAGGATTTTCGCTGCTATTGGCTTTTTGGTTGGCGCTGGGCGCTCTCATCCAACCAGCAACAGCTTTAACGGATGAGCAAAAACTAGTTTCAGAAGTTTGGCGAATTGTCAATCGGACTTATCTAGATGAGACCTTTAATGATCAAAATTGGTCACAGGCGAGGCAAAAGGCACTGGAGAAGCCGCTCAAAAATCATGAAGCAGCTTATGCAGCCATTCAGAAAATGCTCAAAACTCTGGGTGATCCGTTTACCCGCTTTTTAGACCCGGAACAGTACCGCAGTTTGCAGGTGAATACTTCTGGTGAACTGACTGGGGTGGGGTTACAAATTGCGCTCAATCCAGAGACGGGAAAGCTGGAAGTAGTGACTCCCATTGTGGATTCACCAGCAGATCAAGCCGGGATTCAACCTCGCGATCGCATTCTTAAAATTGAAGGCATTTTCACCGAAAATTTGACTCTTGACGAAGCAGCTACCAGAATGCGGGGGCCTGTTGGTAGTGCTGTGACACTTTTGATCGAACGAGATGGCATCGGCGAAAAAGAAGTCAGAATAGTGCGCGATCGCATTGAGCTTAACCCTGTGGTAGCAGACCTGCGTTTTTCTCCTCAAGGCACGCCCATTGGCTACCTGCGCCTGACTCAATTCAACGCTAACGCCTCAATGGAATTAGCACACGCTATTTCTAGTTTAGAGAAAAAAGGCGCAGCTGCCTATGTTTTAGATTTGCGGAATAATCCTGGTGGGCTACTACAATCAGGAATTGAAATCGCTCGTCAGTGGTTGAATTCCGGTACCATCGTCTACACGGTCAATCGGCAAGGCATTCAGGGCAGTTTTGAATCATTTGGCCCAGCCTTAACAGACGATCCTCTGGTGATTTTAGTCAATCAAGGAACCGCCAGCGCCAGTGAAATTCTCGCCGGGGCGCTGCAAGATAACGGTCGTGCGAAGTTGGTAGGCGAAACTACCTTTGGTAAAGGCTTAATTCAATCCTTGTTTGAATTATCCGATGGTTCTGGCTTGGCAGTCACCATTGCTAAGTATGAAACACCTCAGCATCGGGATATTAACAAATTAGGAATTAAACCAGATACAGTAATTTCCCAAGAATCAATTACCCGCGCCCAGATTGCCACAGAAGCGGATCTACAATATCAAGCAGCTCTGGAATTATTAAAGACCAATTCCGTGTTGGCGGGAGTAGAGAGTAGAGAAGAGGCAGGGGAGCAGGGAGCAGGGAGCAGGGGGGATTGA
- the petD gene encoding cytochrome b6-f complex subunit IV produces the protein MSTHKPPDLSDPQLRAKLAKGMGHNYYGEPAWPNDLLYVFPIVIMGSFACIVALAVLDPAMTGEPANPFATPLEILPEWYLYPVFQMLRSLPNKLLGVLAMAAVPLGLILIPFIENVNKFQNPFRRPVATTVFLVGTLVTLWLGIGAALPLDKSLTLGLF, from the coding sequence ATGTCAACGCACAAACCCCCCGATCTGAGCGATCCTCAGTTAAGAGCTAAACTCGCCAAAGGCATGGGTCACAACTACTATGGTGAACCCGCTTGGCCTAATGACCTACTGTATGTATTTCCAATTGTGATCATGGGATCATTCGCTTGTATTGTGGCTCTAGCTGTGCTAGACCCCGCAATGACTGGTGAACCTGCAAATCCTTTTGCCACACCTTTGGAAATTTTACCAGAGTGGTACTTGTATCCTGTATTCCAGATGTTGCGATCGCTTCCTAACAAACTTTTAGGAGTGTTAGCAATGGCGGCTGTGCCTCTGGGACTAATCCTCATTCCTTTTATTGAGAACGTTAACAAGTTCCAAAATCCCTTCCGTCGTCCAGTTGCGACTACAGTGTTCCTCGTTGGTACACTTGTCACCCTGTGGCTAGGTATTGGTGCTGCTTTACCATTGGATAAATCCTTGACATTGGGATTGTTCTAA
- a CDS encoding TolC family protein, whose protein sequence is MKGQYLFYSFLPGVTVAVLTTQPALAGKASGIQLASSSSVLTSTDSRTWVRDNINTQLPKTKTQIFPDIVPESELTILDLQSSSSSKSNPVILTGNTGIPIQKNSQKDEGQFPSFTDSLNSAQNSEPHHLKSQQKQNHVAISEQQLEKTVVPTVTAQRTSAQPSSFSLSALRQPVASPKQPETLLATVLPTGVRGRGAARLLVVHSCSDVSICGSQNLTGNFAQSYPSTLKTTLALVNTGWELTPTQPETGYFPSADTGQIPTQPETGYFPPADTGQIPTQPETGYFPPADTGQIPLQTETENFSPADTGQIPLQTETEDFPPANSGQIPVQPQLEFAPTGAVQIPDNLIPSPNPLESPTKPEEVTLEANQPITLAQSLEVAKLNNRDLQVSLLELERAQAALREAQAALLPNIGISADVTRSRSAAEQLQLDQQARQLNVPAPGAEANTAFSGQAQLTYDLFTSGRRRASISQAEERVRFSELAVERQSEEIRLSVSTEYYDLQQADERVRIAESAVENAQASLRDAEALERAGVGTRFDVLQSQVNLANSQQELTNSRSQQQIARRRLATRLSVPQSVNISAADPVQLAGLWNQDLENSIVLAFQNRPELQQQLAQRNINEQQRREALSALGPQVSLVASYNLLDQFDDGTSLTDGYTLGVRATLNLYDGGAARARASQAKSNIAIAETQFGEQRNQIRFQVEQAFSTQRSNLENVQTANTALEQAREALRLARLRFQAGVGTQTDVINSENDLTRAEGNRITAILDYNRALAQLQRAVTSRALAE, encoded by the coding sequence GTGAAAGGACAATACTTATTCTATAGTTTCTTACCTGGTGTCACAGTAGCGGTATTAACCACCCAGCCTGCTTTGGCTGGAAAAGCAAGTGGCATACAACTTGCGTCTTCTTCTAGTGTCTTGACTTCTACTGATAGTCGAACCTGGGTTAGAGACAATATTAATACCCAACTGCCTAAGACTAAGACACAGATTTTTCCAGATATAGTACCCGAATCTGAGTTAACTATACTTGATTTACAGTCGTCTTCAAGTAGTAAGAGTAACCCAGTTATCTTGACAGGAAATACTGGTATACCCATACAAAAAAACTCTCAAAAAGATGAAGGTCAATTTCCCAGTTTTACAGATTCGTTAAATTCTGCCCAAAACTCAGAGCCGCATCATTTAAAAAGCCAACAAAAACAAAATCACGTCGCTATTTCTGAACAGCAATTAGAGAAAACTGTTGTTCCTACTGTTACCGCCCAAAGAACTTCTGCCCAGCCAAGCAGTTTTTCCCTATCTGCTTTACGACAACCTGTAGCATCTCCCAAACAACCAGAAACTCTGTTAGCGACAGTTTTACCGACTGGGGTTAGGGGTAGAGGAGCCGCAAGGTTGCTGGTGGTGCATAGTTGCTCAGATGTCAGTATCTGCGGGTCTCAAAATCTGACTGGGAATTTCGCTCAGAGTTATCCTTCTACTCTCAAGACCACCTTAGCTTTGGTAAATACTGGTTGGGAGTTAACTCCTACGCAACCAGAAACTGGCTATTTTCCATCTGCTGACACAGGTCAAATTCCTACGCAACCAGAAACTGGCTATTTTCCACCTGCTGACACAGGTCAAATTCCTACGCAACCAGAAACTGGCTATTTTCCACCTGCTGATACTGGTCAAATTCCTTTGCAAACAGAAACTGAGAATTTTTCACCTGCTGATACTGGTCAAATTCCTTTGCAAACAGAAACTGAGGATTTTCCACCTGCTAATTCTGGTCAAATTCCCGTGCAACCACAATTGGAATTTGCGCCTACTGGTGCTGTGCAAATTCCTGATAATCTGATTCCTAGTCCAAACCCGCTGGAATCTCCTACCAAACCAGAGGAAGTGACACTTGAAGCCAATCAGCCGATCACTTTAGCACAGTCCCTAGAAGTGGCAAAGCTGAACAATCGAGACTTACAGGTGTCTTTATTGGAGCTAGAACGCGCTCAAGCTGCTCTGCGGGAGGCTCAAGCTGCTTTGTTGCCCAATATTGGTATTAGTGCTGATGTCACTCGTAGTCGCTCTGCTGCTGAACAGCTACAGTTGGATCAACAGGCACGACAATTGAATGTACCAGCTCCTGGCGCTGAAGCTAATACAGCTTTTAGCGGTCAAGCTCAACTCACCTATGACCTTTTCACTTCTGGCAGACGGCGAGCTAGCATCAGTCAGGCGGAAGAACGGGTACGGTTCAGTGAGTTGGCTGTAGAGCGCCAATCTGAAGAAATTCGCCTGAGTGTGTCCACGGAATACTACGATTTGCAACAAGCTGATGAGCGCGTCCGCATTGCTGAGTCGGCTGTGGAAAATGCTCAGGCTAGTTTACGAGATGCCGAAGCTTTAGAAAGGGCTGGAGTTGGTACGCGATTTGACGTGTTGCAATCGCAGGTGAATTTGGCTAATTCTCAGCAGGAACTCACTAATTCTCGCTCTCAACAGCAAATTGCTCGTCGTCGTCTAGCAACTCGCTTAAGTGTGCCACAATCGGTGAATATTAGTGCGGCGGACCCTGTGCAATTAGCGGGTTTATGGAACCAAGACTTAGAAAATAGCATCGTTTTAGCGTTTCAAAATCGTCCAGAGCTGCAACAGCAATTGGCACAGCGTAACATCAATGAACAGCAGCGGCGAGAAGCACTGTCAGCTCTAGGGCCGCAAGTGAGCTTGGTTGCTAGCTACAACCTGCTAGATCAGTTCGATGATGGGACGAGTTTGACCGATGGCTATACTTTGGGAGTCAGGGCGACCCTGAATTTATACGATGGGGGAGCTGCCAGAGCCAGAGCATCTCAGGCTAAATCTAATATAGCGATCGCCGAAACTCAATTTGGTGAACAGCGCAACCAAATCCGCTTTCAGGTTGAACAAGCTTTTTCTACCCAAAGGTCTAATTTGGAAAATGTTCAAACTGCCAATACTGCTTTAGAACAGGCCAGAGAAGCTCTACGTTTGGCTCGGTTGCGATTCCAAGCCGGTGTAGGTACTCAAACTGATGTGATTAATTCCGAAAATGACTTGACCAGAGCTGAAGGTAATCGGATTACAGCTATCTTAGATTACAATCGCGCTTTGGCTCAGTTACAACGAGCCGTCACCTCCAGGGCGTTAGCTGAGTAA
- a CDS encoding glycosyltransferase, with protein sequence MRIDTAKEKLNLDQKLHKQAHHVFVFLEIFAHEGGIQSYVKDIFRAYAGLNAGCKAEVFLLRDSIDHSNPLESDSLKFHYFQNKSPQMGRLIMAGALLNFLLQKRPQHVYCGHINLARLIKTLCQPLGIPYTVLTYGKEVWEPLKNSERSALASANAIWTISRYSRDRACTANGLNPAKIKMLPCAIDGDQFTPAAKQPELVKKYGLGGAKVLMTVARLWSGDIYKGVDVTIRALPQIAAVFPEIKYLVIGRGDDQPRLAQLAKDLGVSDRVVFAGFVPTEELIAHYRLADAYIMPSQEGFGIVYLEAMTCGVPVLSGDDDGSADPLQDGKLGWRVPHRDAEAVAAAAIEILQGDDQRCDGEWLREQAIALFGMKAFQQRLQELLLS encoded by the coding sequence ATGCGGATTGATACAGCCAAAGAAAAGCTAAATTTAGATCAGAAGCTTCACAAACAAGCTCACCATGTCTTTGTGTTTTTAGAGATTTTTGCCCACGAAGGTGGTATTCAATCTTATGTTAAGGATATTTTTCGTGCTTATGCGGGATTGAATGCTGGCTGTAAAGCAGAAGTCTTTTTGTTGCGAGATAGTATTGACCACTCAAATCCTTTAGAGTCCGATAGTTTAAAATTTCATTATTTTCAAAATAAGTCGCCTCAAATGGGGAGGCTGATAATGGCAGGGGCTTTGCTGAATTTTCTGTTACAAAAACGCCCCCAGCACGTTTATTGTGGTCATATTAACCTAGCCAGACTCATTAAAACTCTATGCCAACCGTTAGGTATTCCCTACACAGTCCTCACTTACGGCAAAGAAGTTTGGGAACCACTGAAAAACAGTGAAAGAAGCGCTTTAGCTTCAGCAAATGCCATTTGGACAATTAGCCGCTACAGTCGCGATCGCGCTTGTACTGCCAATGGTCTAAACCCTGCAAAAATCAAGATGCTACCTTGTGCCATTGATGGCGATCAATTTACACCTGCTGCTAAACAGCCAGAACTAGTCAAGAAGTATGGCTTAGGTGGTGCGAAGGTCTTAATGACTGTGGCGCGACTATGGTCAGGAGATATTTACAAAGGTGTAGATGTGACTATCCGCGCATTACCCCAAATCGCGGCAGTTTTCCCAGAAATAAAATATTTGGTAATAGGTCGGGGTGATGACCAACCACGATTAGCCCAGCTAGCAAAGGATTTAGGGGTGAGCGATCGCGTGGTGTTTGCGGGTTTTGTGCCTACAGAAGAGTTAATTGCCCACTATCGCCTCGCTGATGCCTATATTATGCCCTCTCAAGAAGGTTTTGGGATTGTTTATCTAGAAGCCATGACTTGCGGTGTCCCAGTGCTATCCGGTGATGACGATGGCTCGGCTGATCCTTTGCAGGATGGTAAACTGGGATGGCGAGTACCGCACCGCGATGCAGAGGCGGTAGCAGCAGCTGCTATAGAAATTTTGCAAGGTGATGATCAGCGTTGTGATGGAGAATGGTTAAGAGAACAAGCGATCGCGCTTTTTGGGATGAAAGCCTTTCAACAGCGTTTACAAGAACTGCTTTTATCCTGA
- a CDS encoding HEAT repeat domain-containing protein has product MAALPLEEISVQLESPNLRDRMVALASLRNLSPEEAVPLIKKVLNDESLQLRSMAIFALGVKPTAESYPLLVKILENDPDYGIRADAAGALGYLGDARAFEVLARAFYEDTDWLVRFSAAVSLGNIKDPRAHDVLIQALDSSETVLQEAAISALGEIQDIESVDSILRFAQSEDWLVRQRLAEALGNLPTTKSVSALKYLEKDQHFNVAEAARISLGRLEEKANQA; this is encoded by the coding sequence ATGGCTGCTCTACCCTTAGAGGAAATTTCCGTTCAGTTAGAAAGTCCAAATTTGCGCGATCGCATGGTAGCTCTGGCCAGTTTGCGTAATCTATCTCCTGAAGAGGCAGTACCTTTAATTAAAAAGGTATTGAATGATGAATCGCTGCAACTGCGATCAATGGCCATATTCGCCCTGGGAGTTAAGCCCACAGCCGAATCTTATCCACTTTTAGTCAAAATTCTGGAAAATGACCCAGATTATGGCATTCGTGCCGATGCTGCGGGAGCTTTAGGCTATTTGGGTGATGCTAGAGCCTTTGAGGTACTGGCACGGGCATTTTATGAAGATACTGATTGGCTAGTACGCTTTAGTGCAGCTGTTTCTTTGGGTAATATTAAAGATCCACGCGCCCATGATGTTTTAATTCAGGCATTGGATAGTAGCGAAACAGTCTTACAAGAAGCGGCAATTTCCGCACTAGGGGAAATCCAAGATATTGAATCTGTCGATAGTATCCTGCGCTTTGCTCAGTCAGAGGATTGGTTAGTGCGCCAACGTCTGGCAGAAGCCTTGGGAAATCTTCCGACTACAAAGAGTGTTTCAGCTCTAAAATATTTAGAAAAAGATCAGCATTTCAACGTGGCGGAAGCGGCGAGGATTTCTTTGGGAAGACTGGAAGAGAAAGCTAATCAAGCTTAA
- a CDS encoding site-2 protease family protein encodes MTFWFLLLLGLATYLIVQRSVAHITRTPVWLLWLVLMTPALILNGWTLMYGTQQPPPPAVVIWPSIICLLLYWLLFQWGRRTPRDTQTEPQAIESQSAIHPTAEPVPVRPIEPTEETQLRNCFPWSVYYIHNIEYRPQAVICRGQIRTTPTQAYQQIKANIEAEFGDRFLLIFQEGFNGKPFFVLVPNTQAAKNNSSKPERITRPALALFLVLATLATTTWVGATNAGADPKQVASDLSMLLKGLPYALGLMTILGIHELGHYLTARYYKIRATLPYFIPLPYFLGTFGAFIQMRSPIPHRKALFDVSIAGPLAGFVVTLPLLIWGLVNSELVPMTDQTGLLKPEALNPKSSILLALLSKLALGSELTSTSAINLHPIAIAGFLGLIVTALNLMPVGQLDGGHIVHAMFGQKTAIVIGQISRLLLLLLSLVQQEFLIWAIILLFIPLIDEPALNDVTELDNKRDILGLMAMALLIIIVLPLPQAIANLLQI; translated from the coding sequence ATGACATTTTGGTTTCTCCTCCTACTGGGACTAGCTACTTATCTAATAGTGCAGCGCAGCGTCGCTCATATCACCCGAACGCCAGTTTGGTTGTTGTGGCTGGTGTTAATGACTCCAGCTTTGATATTGAACGGATGGACACTGATGTACGGGACACAACAACCTCCGCCACCAGCAGTGGTGATTTGGCCATCAATTATCTGCCTTCTGTTATACTGGCTGTTGTTTCAATGGGGTCGGAGAACGCCAAGAGATACGCAAACTGAACCCCAGGCTATTGAATCACAATCGGCTATCCATCCTACCGCAGAACCAGTACCAGTGCGTCCCATTGAACCAACGGAAGAAACCCAACTGAGAAATTGTTTTCCCTGGTCTGTGTACTACATCCACAACATTGAGTACAGACCCCAGGCTGTGATTTGTCGGGGTCAGATCAGAACCACACCGACTCAGGCTTATCAGCAAATTAAGGCCAATATTGAAGCGGAATTTGGCGATCGCTTTCTCCTGATTTTTCAAGAAGGTTTCAATGGTAAACCTTTCTTTGTACTTGTGCCGAATACTCAAGCCGCTAAAAATAACAGCAGCAAGCCAGAACGGATCACACGTCCAGCATTAGCTTTATTTTTGGTATTAGCTACTTTGGCTACTACTACTTGGGTGGGCGCGACCAACGCCGGGGCTGATCCCAAACAAGTGGCATCTGACCTAAGTATGTTGTTAAAAGGATTGCCCTATGCTTTAGGGCTGATGACTATTTTGGGCATCCACGAACTTGGTCATTATTTGACAGCGCGATACTACAAGATTCGGGCGACACTGCCTTATTTTATTCCTCTGCCTTACTTTTTAGGCACTTTTGGCGCATTTATTCAAATGCGTAGTCCCATTCCTCACCGCAAAGCTTTATTTGACGTGAGTATTGCTGGGCCACTGGCGGGTTTTGTGGTCACTTTACCTTTACTGATCTGGGGTTTGGTTAATTCGGAATTGGTTCCGATGACTGACCAAACCGGACTGTTAAAACCGGAAGCTCTCAACCCCAAATCTTCAATTTTATTAGCATTGCTCTCCAAGCTAGCATTAGGGAGCGAGTTAACGTCAACATCAGCAATTAACCTTCATCCTATAGCGATCGCAGGTTTTCTGGGGCTAATCGTCACAGCCTTGAATTTGATGCCTGTAGGACAATTAGATGGAGGTCACATTGTCCATGCGATGTTCGGGCAGAAAACCGCAATCGTCATTGGTCAAATTTCCCGCTTACTACTACTACTACTGTCTTTAGTCCAGCAAGAATTTTTGATCTGGGCGATTATCTTATTATTCATCCCCTTGATTGATGAACCTGCCTTGAATGATGTCACGGAACTGGATAATAAACGTGACATTTTAGGATTGATGGCAATGGCATTGTTGATCATCATTGTCCTGCCACTACCGCAGGCGATCGCCAACTTGTTGCAAATATAA
- the petB gene encoding cytochrome b6 has protein sequence MANVYDWFEERLEIEALAEDVTSKYVPPHVNIFYCLGGITLVCFLIQFATGFAMTFYYKPTVAEAYSSVEYIMNDVSFGWLIRSIHRWSASMMVLMMILHTFRVYLTGGFKKPRELTWVSGVILAVITVSFGVTGYSLPWDQVGYWAVKIVSGVPEAIPVVGVFISDMLRGGSSVGQATLTRYYSAHTFVLPWLIAVFMLFHFLMIRKQGISGPL, from the coding sequence ATGGCCAACGTTTACGACTGGTTTGAGGAGCGCTTAGAGATTGAAGCGCTCGCTGAGGACGTGACTAGCAAGTATGTCCCTCCCCATGTAAATATTTTTTATTGCTTGGGCGGCATTACCCTAGTTTGCTTTCTGATCCAGTTTGCCACTGGATTTGCGATGACTTTCTACTATAAGCCCACAGTGGCTGAAGCTTACTCTTCTGTAGAGTACATCATGAATGATGTCAGCTTCGGCTGGCTGATTCGCTCCATTCACCGCTGGTCTGCCAGCATGATGGTGTTAATGATGATTCTGCATACTTTCCGGGTATACCTCACAGGTGGCTTCAAAAAGCCCCGCGAGTTGACTTGGGTAAGTGGTGTCATCCTAGCTGTAATCACCGTTTCTTTTGGTGTTACAGGCTATTCCCTACCTTGGGATCAAGTTGGTTACTGGGCTGTAAAAATCGTTAGCGGCGTACCAGAAGCAATTCCCGTAGTTGGGGTTTTTATCTCTGATATGTTACGCGGTGGTTCTAGTGTTGGTCAAGCAACGCTGACTCGCTACTATAGCGCTCACACCTTTGTACTGCCTTGGTTAATTGCGGTGTTCATGCTGTTCCACTTCTTGATGATCCGCAAGCAAGGTATTTCCGGTCCTTTGTAA
- a CDS encoding MBL fold metallo-hydrolase, translated as MRPLPQQPSQTAKQPRPVLDNVFAFPPNRDTLGGTSYLIVGKEGNILIDSPASDPTNQDFLRSHGGVRWLFLTHRDAIGKTAEIQQTFGCEVLIQEQEAYLLPGLTVTSFTQEFTLNSTAEVIWTPGHSPGSSCLYYSDLGGVLFSGRHLLPHQQGEPVPIRTAKTFHWPRQIKSLQLILERFTPETLQYICPGANTGFLRGKRVIDNAYQRLVISH; from the coding sequence ATGCGCCCCTTACCTCAACAGCCAAGTCAGACAGCCAAGCAACCACGTCCGGTGCTAGATAACGTCTTTGCTTTTCCACCAAATCGGGACACATTAGGGGGAACCTCTTATCTTATTGTAGGAAAGGAAGGCAATATCCTGATAGATTCTCCTGCGAGCGATCCAACAAATCAAGATTTTTTGCGATCGCATGGCGGCGTGCGGTGGTTATTTCTCACTCATCGAGATGCTATTGGTAAAACAGCAGAAATTCAGCAAACCTTTGGCTGTGAAGTGCTGATTCAAGAGCAAGAAGCTTATTTATTACCTGGATTAACTGTCACCAGTTTTACCCAGGAGTTCACACTCAATTCCACAGCAGAAGTAATTTGGACACCTGGACATTCTCCCGGTTCATCTTGCCTTTACTACAGTGATTTGGGAGGTGTGCTATTTTCTGGTCGCCATTTGCTTCCCCACCAGCAAGGCGAACCAGTACCAATTCGCACAGCCAAAACCTTTCACTGGCCTAGACAAATTAAAAGTCTTCAATTAATACTAGAACGTTTTACACCAGAAACACTCCAGTACATTTGTCCCGGTGCTAACACAGGTTTCCTCAGAGGTAAACGTGTCATAGATAATGCATACCAGCGTCTTGTCATTAGTCATTAG
- a CDS encoding phycobiliprotein lyase → MNIEEFFELSAGKWFSHRTSHHLAFKQSEDGKSDLVIESLPADHPEVIKLCEQYEIAPSEASCGARVTWNGTMEWDEEKHTGSTVLVTVPDAVNPHEGKLLREMGYAEKAPVAGSYQMGSDGALTLITEYETMSSEERLWFASPNLRMRVSVLKRFGGFSMASFTSEIRMGGTSSAAKVSETADSTSS, encoded by the coding sequence ATGAATATTGAAGAATTTTTTGAGTTGAGTGCTGGTAAATGGTTTTCCCATCGGACTAGTCACCATTTGGCTTTTAAACAATCTGAAGACGGCAAGTCAGACTTAGTAATTGAGAGTCTGCCAGCAGATCATCCAGAGGTGATAAAACTATGTGAACAATACGAAATTGCTCCTAGCGAAGCTTCCTGTGGCGCTAGAGTTACCTGGAATGGCACGATGGAATGGGATGAAGAAAAACACACTGGCTCTACTGTGTTAGTCACCGTACCCGATGCGGTTAATCCTCACGAAGGTAAGTTACTGCGAGAAATGGGCTATGCGGAGAAAGCCCCTGTTGCTGGCAGCTATCAGATGGGTAGCGATGGCGCTTTGACTCTGATTACAGAGTACGAAACAATGTCTTCTGAAGAACGCTTATGGTTTGCTAGTCCCAATTTACGGATGCGGGTGAGTGTCCTCAAGCGTTTTGGTGGCTTTAGTATGGCTTCCTTTACTTCGGAAATCCGCATGGGTGGTACTTCATCAGCGGCAAAAGTATCAGAGACGGCTGATTCCACTTCCAGTTAG
- a CDS encoding ATP-binding protein — MLSIVQQDHLAVKSELKLLNNVQQWFEQFCLKYLSQFGWSESQLYRLNLALAEGFTNAVRHAHGALPPETTIEIEVSLWIDRLEVRIWDQGKPFNPDAIAEPQPGTLQVGGYGWFLLRRLADHVVYERSADGKNCLLILKYAREDSK, encoded by the coding sequence ATGCTTAGCATAGTGCAGCAGGACCATCTGGCGGTGAAGAGCGAACTAAAGCTCCTAAACAACGTACAACAATGGTTTGAGCAATTCTGTTTAAAATATTTATCTCAGTTTGGCTGGTCAGAAAGCCAACTTTATCGCCTGAATTTAGCATTAGCCGAAGGTTTTACCAACGCAGTTCGTCACGCTCATGGTGCTTTACCACCAGAAACGACTATAGAAATTGAAGTTAGTCTGTGGATTGACAGGCTGGAGGTGAGAATTTGGGATCAAGGAAAACCCTTCAATCCCGATGCGATCGCCGAACCACAGCCAGGTACTCTCCAAGTAGGGGGATATGGATGGTTTCTCCTGCGACGATTGGCTGACCATGTAGTCTACGAACGTAGTGCAGATGGGAAAAATTGTTTACTGATTCTCAAATATGCTAGAGAAGATTCAAAGTAG
- a CDS encoding ferritin-like domain-containing protein, which yields MVQLSERPGTKKITNLQDKFIYEVGAMYDAEHRFLEAQQLMHQCCQNNQLKSLIETHIGETEQQIQNLSQVFKTLGQEPQRVTCDTAAGLVSDGQKLMLLAADNPKVLELGLAGAQSKVENLEIACYRGLIKVAEQMGQKQVVQLLQQNLQQEEQTAQKIDQCLPQLLQEATSNQGSSGSKSR from the coding sequence ATGGTTCAACTCAGCGAACGCCCAGGGACTAAAAAAATCACCAACTTACAAGATAAATTTATCTACGAAGTTGGTGCCATGTACGATGCTGAACATCGCTTCTTAGAAGCGCAGCAATTGATGCACCAATGTTGTCAAAATAATCAGTTAAAGTCTTTGATCGAGACACATATTGGAGAAACTGAACAGCAAATTCAGAATTTGTCACAGGTATTTAAAACTTTGGGTCAGGAACCACAGCGAGTCACTTGCGATACTGCCGCTGGGCTTGTCAGTGACGGTCAAAAACTCATGCTATTGGCTGCTGATAATCCTAAAGTCCTGGAGTTGGGACTAGCTGGAGCGCAGTCCAAGGTCGAAAACCTGGAGATTGCCTGCTATCGTGGCTTAATTAAGGTTGCTGAACAGATGGGTCAAAAACAAGTTGTGCAGTTGCTCCAGCAAAACTTGCAACAAGAAGAACAAACAGCTCAAAAGATTGACCAGTGTCTGCCACAGCTACTCCAGGAGGCTACATCTAATCAAGGTTCGTCAGGTAGTAAATCTCGGTGA